In a genomic window of Alphaproteobacteria bacterium:
- a CDS encoding DUF177 domain-containing protein encodes MKKKDTEKAVLTPEWTNLFDTEKVDRAPYTLKLSPAEAERTAIAKRLGLLSLDAMEVDYVLRRNPGNMVIHVQGEISASATQKCVVSTELMKQKIEAGFDAWYADASQAVSFTRAKRERDLEKDNIEKPVLDESEDPEPIIDGKIDLGELAVQHLSLSINPYPRKEEYAQGKPLAEAMKTVGTGEIYNNPFEALKNWREKESKG; translated from the coding sequence ATGAAAAAGAAAGATACCGAAAAGGCGGTTTTGACGCCCGAATGGACCAATCTCTTCGATACGGAAAAGGTGGACCGTGCGCCCTACACGTTGAAACTATCGCCCGCTGAGGCGGAAAGAACGGCCATCGCCAAACGTCTGGGCCTCCTGTCCCTGGACGCCATGGAGGTGGATTATGTCCTCAGGCGCAATCCCGGCAATATGGTGATCCATGTGCAGGGGGAGATATCTGCATCTGCCACACAAAAATGCGTGGTCTCCACGGAACTGATGAAGCAGAAAATTGAGGCTGGTTTTGATGCGTGGTACGCCGACGCATCGCAGGCCGTTTCCTTCACCAGGGCCAAGCGCGAAAGGGATCTGGAAAAGGACAATATCGAAAAACCCGTTCTGGACGAATCCGAAGACCCTGAGCCGATTATCGACGGAAAGATCGACCTGGGCGAATTGGCGGTTCAGCACCTCTCCCTGAGTATCAATCCATACCCCCGCAAGGAAGAATACGCACAAGGAAAGCCCCTGGCCGAAGCTATGAAAACCGTGGGGACCGGTGAAATCTACAATAACCCGTTCGAAGCCCTCAAGAACTGGCGGGAAAAGGAAAGCAAGGGGTAA
- a CDS encoding putative sulfate exporter family transporter: MNNNDKLEKYRFMDSLEGLPDPLEKAREPFLDHTRSLLPGVMVCGLVTLASTLISEHYSAPVMLMCLLIGLSFHFLFEDEKIRKGIQFTSQHILKVGVALIGARILFSQFDSLGFIALATISATTLLVILSSPLLGRVFGLDRELGVLIGGATAICGASAALAISSVMPPSKTLERHTLTAVIGVTLMGTVAMVVYPVILGLMDYSPYHSGVIIGGSIHDVSQVVGAGYSVSDDAGDAAVLVKLIRVFMLLPILLGLSFIYSNPSSSKRSRLLSVPPFLIGFIALAGLNSSGLLAEPISEGLAIVSKWLLIMAIAAVGLKTSMKDLFLLGYGPTLLVVSETALLFCFYCILTFLNIV, translated from the coding sequence ATGAATAATAATGATAAACTCGAAAAATACCGTTTCATGGACTCTCTTGAGGGGCTGCCTGACCCGCTTGAAAAAGCCCGTGAACCGTTTCTTGATCATACACGTTCTCTCTTGCCTGGCGTGATGGTTTGCGGGCTGGTTACACTCGCTTCCACGCTGATTTCGGAACACTATTCCGCCCCTGTCATGCTGATGTGCCTTTTGATCGGTTTATCCTTTCACTTTTTGTTCGAAGATGAAAAAATCAGAAAGGGGATACAATTCACCTCCCAGCATATTTTAAAAGTCGGCGTTGCTCTCATCGGCGCCCGCATCCTGTTTTCGCAGTTCGATTCCCTGGGCTTTATCGCCTTGGCGACCATCTCTGCAACGACTCTTCTGGTTATCCTGTCGTCACCGCTTTTAGGCAGGGTTTTCGGTTTGGACCGTGAACTGGGGGTACTGATCGGGGGTGCCACAGCGATCTGCGGGGCTTCCGCCGCCTTGGCCATCTCTTCTGTCATGCCTCCTTCAAAAACCCTTGAGCGCCATACCTTGACGGCCGTCATCGGTGTCACCCTTATGGGAACGGTTGCCATGGTTGTTTATCCTGTGATCCTTGGCTTAATGGATTACAGCCCTTACCACTCCGGCGTTATCATCGGCGGCAGTATTCATGACGTTTCGCAGGTCGTTGGGGCCGGCTATTCGGTCTCAGACGATGCCGGCGATGCTGCCGTACTTGTTAAACTGATCCGTGTCTTTATGCTGTTGCCTATTCTTTTGGGGCTGTCCTTCATCTACAGCAATCCCTCGTCGAGCAAGAGAAGCCGTTTACTCTCCGTTCCGCCCTTCCTTATCGGTTTTATTGCTTTGGCCGGATTAAACTCTTCGGGGCTTCTGGCTGAACCCATATCCGAGGGTCTGGCGATAGTGAGCAAATGGCTTCTGATTATGGCTATAGCTGCCGTTGGTCTCAAGACATCAATGAAGGATCTTTTTTTGTTAGGATACGGGCCGACTTTGCTCGTGGTCAGTGAAACAGCTCTTCTGTTTTGCTTTTATTGTATCCTGACCTTTTTGAATATCGTCTAG
- a CDS encoding 50S ribosomal protein L32 — protein MAVPKRKTSPSKRNKRRSHHALKTENWVEDAESGEPVRRHHIDLKTGTYRGRQVIEERS, from the coding sequence ATGGCCGTACCAAAAAGAAAAACCTCGCCGTCCAAGCGCAACAAGCGCCGTTCCCATCACGCCCTGAAGACCGAAAACTGGGTCGAGGACGCAGAATCCGGCGAACCGGTCCGCCGCCACCACATCGACCTGAAAACCGGCACCTACCGGGGCCGTCAGGTGATCGAAGAACGCAGCTAA
- the plsX gene encoding phosphate acyltransferase PlsX, which produces MGGDHGPPEIIPALSRVLELRPDVRFRVYGDQKNISGELEKHTSLARAVTVIHTDKKIESDDKPSAALRASKGTSMRMAIESVESGESAAVVSAGNTGALMALAKIVFKTLPGIHRPAIASVMPGIKGESIMLDLGANVIVDAEALVQFAVLGAVFAKKQKKIDKPTVGLLNVGSEEIKGPEHIRAAAEILKKIEFPGTYHGFVEGDDIMKGTVDVIVADGYAGNVALKTAEGVGLLIKHYFKESFNSPLAWLGGLIAYPSLKKLKKKTDPRLYNGGVFLGLNGVCVKSHGGADALAFSQAVLLAVRLARYGYIKEVIEDINRVMQQEKFLTPEAD; this is translated from the coding sequence ATGGGCGGGGATCACGGCCCCCCGGAAATCATTCCGGCGCTCTCCAGGGTTTTGGAGCTAAGGCCCGATGTGCGTTTCCGTGTTTACGGCGACCAAAAGAACATCTCAGGGGAATTGGAAAAGCATACAAGCCTCGCCCGGGCCGTGACCGTCATCCACACCGACAAAAAAATAGAAAGCGACGACAAACCCTCCGCCGCCCTCCGCGCCAGTAAGGGGACGAGTATGCGTATGGCCATTGAGTCGGTAGAGTCGGGAGAATCCGCGGCAGTGGTATCTGCAGGGAATACCGGCGCTTTAATGGCTCTGGCCAAAATCGTTTTCAAAACCCTGCCCGGAATTCACCGTCCGGCGATTGCCTCGGTCATGCCGGGGATCAAGGGCGAGAGCATTATGCTCGATCTGGGGGCAAATGTGATTGTCGATGCCGAAGCTCTGGTGCAGTTCGCGGTTCTCGGCGCGGTTTTCGCCAAAAAGCAGAAAAAAATCGACAAACCCACGGTGGGCCTGCTGAATGTCGGATCCGAGGAGATCAAGGGGCCGGAACATATTCGCGCCGCCGCAGAAATCCTCAAAAAAATCGAATTTCCCGGAACTTATCATGGCTTCGTCGAAGGCGATGACATCATGAAAGGCACCGTGGATGTAATTGTTGCCGATGGTTACGCGGGCAATGTAGCCCTGAAAACCGCCGAAGGAGTCGGGCTTCTGATCAAACATTACTTCAAGGAATCCTTTAACTCGCCACTGGCTTGGCTGGGCGGGCTGATTGCCTATCCATCGCTTAAAAAACTCAAAAAGAAGACCGATCCACGCCTCTACAACGGCGGCGTATTTTTAGGATTAAACGGAGTCTGTGTAAAAAGTCACGGCGGCGCCGATGCTCTGGCCTTTTCCCAAGCTGTTCTTCTCGCTGTCCGTCTGGCGCGTTACGGCTATATCAAGGAAGTGATTGAGGATATAAACCGTGTGATGCAGCAGGAGAAATTCCTGACCCCCGAGGCGGATTAA
- a CDS encoding ketoacyl-ACP synthase III, with protein sequence MSVSSIIRATGSYLPQRVMKNAELEKMVETSDEWIFERSGIRERRIAAENEKTSDLAVNAARAAMQEAKISPQEIDGIIVATTTPDQTFPSVAVMVQKALNIPVCTAFDVQAVCSGFVYALSIADNFIKAGTHKRLLVIGAEKMSAILDWTDRTTCVLFGDGAGAVILEASNEPNRGIFSTHLKADGRYKDILYTDGGPSSTGTSGHIVMHGREVFKQAVTLMAEVVEEALKENNLTTAEIDWLVPHQANIRIIEATAKKLNLPMEKVVVTVERHGNTSAASIPLAFDEAMRSGRIKPGQTVLFEAMGGGLTWASALLRI encoded by the coding sequence ATGTCTGTGTCATCAATTATTCGCGCTACCGGCAGCTATCTCCCGCAAAGGGTGATGAAAAACGCCGAACTGGAGAAAATGGTCGAGACATCCGACGAATGGATTTTCGAGCGTTCGGGCATACGCGAGCGCCGGATCGCGGCAGAAAACGAAAAAACCTCGGATTTGGCTGTGAACGCGGCGCGGGCGGCGATGCAAGAGGCGAAGATCAGCCCGCAGGAGATTGACGGCATCATCGTGGCGACGACAACTCCCGATCAAACCTTCCCCTCGGTGGCCGTGATGGTCCAGAAAGCACTGAACATACCCGTTTGCACGGCCTTCGACGTTCAGGCCGTGTGCAGCGGCTTTGTGTACGCTTTGAGCATCGCCGATAATTTCATCAAGGCGGGAACGCACAAGCGCCTCCTCGTGATCGGCGCCGAAAAGATGAGCGCGATTCTCGACTGGACTGACCGCACCACCTGCGTCCTGTTCGGCGATGGGGCAGGGGCCGTCATTCTTGAGGCTTCAAACGAACCCAACCGCGGGATTTTCTCAACGCATCTTAAGGCCGATGGCCGCTACAAGGATATCCTTTATACCGATGGCGGGCCGTCCTCGACCGGGACAAGCGGCCACATCGTCATGCACGGCCGCGAGGTTTTCAAACAGGCCGTCACCCTCATGGCCGAAGTGGTCGAGGAGGCGCTGAAGGAAAATAACCTCACGACCGCGGAAATCGACTGGCTTGTCCCGCATCAGGCCAATATCCGCATCATTGAGGCCACGGCCAAAAAACTGAACCTTCCGATGGAAAAAGTCGTCGTGACCGTCGAGCGTCACGGCAACACCTCCGCTGCCTCGATTCCCCTGGCCTTCGATGAGGCCATGCGTTCAGGGCGTATCAAGCCTGGCCAGACCGTACTTTTTGAAGCCATGGGCGGGGGATTGACCTGGGCCTCGGCGCTCCTGCGTATATAG
- a CDS encoding integration host factor subunit alpha, translated as MSERTMTRADLAEAVYQEVGLSRNESADLVEVLLNEISNTLIAGNNVKISSFGSFTIREKGQRVGRNPKTGIEVPISPRRVLVFRASHVLKDRINSRT; from the coding sequence ATGAGTGAGCGCACGATGACACGGGCGGATTTGGCTGAAGCCGTATATCAGGAAGTGGGTTTGTCCCGTAACGAATCGGCGGACTTGGTTGAAGTCCTGCTGAATGAAATTTCCAACACCTTGATCGCCGGAAACAACGTCAAGATTTCCTCCTTCGGAAGCTTCACGATTCGTGAAAAGGGCCAACGGGTAGGCCGTAATCCGAAAACGGGCATAGAGGTTCCAATCTCGCCCCGCCGTGTACTGGTCTTCCGGGCCTCGCACGTGCTGAAAGACAGAATAAACTCGCGTACCTAA